In Drosophila ananassae strain 14024-0371.13 chromosome 3R, ASM1763931v2, whole genome shotgun sequence, the DNA window TGCGCGACGGCATCACCTTGACTCTGTCCACGCTGGTTGATGGCAAGAACTTCAACGCTGGCGGCCACAAGATCGGTGTTGGTCTGGAGCTGGAGGCTTAAATCCTCTGGAGGAATCTTTCAAGTTGTCTAACATAACCCACAcgcccaacaacaacaacaataaaaccaacaacaataagTGCAGTAACATCAATACCATGCAAcaagaacaaaaataaaagtgaaaaatacaaaaatatcacacAGTAATTGATGAGAGAATCTTAACACCTTAACGATTAGATTGGATCTGTTGTCACGCCCCCTGTTGTCGCACCctcgagaaaaaaaaaacacaacacatCCGCCCACCCCCCGCCACCTGCCACCTGAATCTGCAGAAGAGACACTGCCAACTAATGTTGCACAGGGGGTGGATCGGTCGGTCAGTCGGTCGTCGTTGGATGTAGCTTTCTTTAGTGCATTGAAAATTAGCTGAAATCTGTTGTTGGCAAAAATACAGTAAAATACATTTAcctattaaacaaaaaacaacaaaatattaaagagaATATTGATGGTCAGATGGTCAGCCTTCTGGGTGGCGGaatcagcaacaacatcaactCACATACTCACATCCTTAATCCACACCAATCATCAACCATCCTTAATTTTTCTTTGTGCATTTACATGAGAAATAAATCAACAAGAATCTTTAATTTGGAGTATAGTGATGAAGTAGCTAAAGCTTGGGGAGATTTTCAATTGGGATTACCATTGACTCATATTCAGTCATAATTCAGTGCATAATAAAATTTGCAGGATATTCTTTTAACTATCTTTAcgataaaaaattttcatgAGACTATATCTGGGTCATATTTGATTTACAATTTAAGAAAAGAACCCTGGGCGTTTCAGTTCTAAAACGTCTGTGCCTGTGTATATCTCGGGCATTTTTTTACACAAATTGTCGGTGATTCAAGGCAAATCGCCTAGCAATTAGACTAAAAAAAATTCCGGATTTTCCACTCTTACCTTTTCATTCTTCCAACATGTCCGACAAGCCCGACAGCCCGGCAACGCCTCCGTATCCCGACCTGGGCAAGCTGGCCCGTGAACTCTTCCGGCGCGGCTACCACCCGGGCATCTGGCAGATCGATTGCAAGACTCTGACCAGCTCCGGCATCGAGTTTTTTACCACTGGATTTGCCAGCCAGGACAATAGCAAGGTGAAAGGATCCTTGCAGAGCAAGTACAAGATCGAGGATCATGGCCTAACCCTCACCGAACGATGGAACACGGAGAACTGGCTCTTCGGAGAGATCATGCAGAAGGATAAGTTGGCACAGGGCCTGATGCTCGCCTTGGAGGCCAAGTTTCAGCCGGGCTCCAAGTGGGTTTCctaatttcatttaattatttaagttATATATTATGTCTAATGGTAATTTAGTGAGGCGGATGGAAAGTTCAAGTTGGGCTATGCCCAGGAGAACTTTCACTTCTTGGCCGACATTGGCTTGAACTCGGAACCCGCTTTGAACTGCTCCCTGGTTGTTAAGCACAACGAGTTCTATGGGGGCCTTGGTGGCGAGCTAGACGTTAGTAATGTGGACTTGAAAATGTGGAAGGTGGCTTTGGGCTGGACCAACGAAACCGCCACCTTGCACGGAGAACTGTAAGCCAAGTTTAAAGTCTtcatttcaaattttaatctttaaaaaaaaatgtaatccTTTAGGAAAAATGGAGACTCCTGGTTGGCCTCCCTATTTTATAAAGCCAATGATAAGATCGATGTGGGGGTGGAGATTAGCAAGACTGGTGGCGCCCAGGAAGGCGAGGGCGGCGGGGAACAGCAGGAACAGGGTGGCGACCTGCTCGTCGGCCTGGGCATGATATATCACTTGGAGGAGGACGCCCTGATCCGGGCCAAGATCAACAATGTGGTGGAGCTGGGTCTGGGCTACGAGCAGAAGCTCCGAGAGGGCATTACTGCCTCCATATCAGCGGTGCTAGACTGCGGCAACATCTCGGATGGAAATCATAAATTTGGCGTGGGCGTGGCCCTCCAGTGCTAACAAGGAGGTCTTAGAAGTTAATCATTTGAATTTCCAAAATTCACTTAACCCTGTTGATAACTAAAATCCATTTACATAacatatttttagaaaatatctTTCGAGTTAATAAAGTTACATGAAATTGAtaatcaaattttttaagaataataatatattatatactatagaatataatattaaaaaataaagtaggCAATAGAAAAACTCAAAATGTCAactgaaaaatttgaaaatatttggcTTATTTGGATCGTAGCTttagaaacaaaattttcagATTACATCCGTCTGgctaaagttttttttatattttactaaaaattgACCAAATTttagtaaatatttaaaatgggAAAGGCAAGAGAGCGACTGCGGAACCTGTTCCGCAGAAACAAAAGGCGCAAAACTCCACCTCCCGAAGAGCCGCAACCTCCTCCGGATAATTTGGAGAACTTTAATGAAAAACTGCCAATGAAAGCGGACGAAGGTGAAATGAAGACCTACTTCCATGTGGGGCTCCTGGCTAAGATGTGCCTCATCCACGGCTATAACAATGGCCCGTGGAAGCTGCAGACCACCTCAAAGACGGAAGGGGAACTATTTCTGAGCACTTTCGGTGAGGGCTATCCGTCCCTGAACGATGCCTACGGTGGAGTCGAGGCGTACCAGGAAATCGAGAACTTCTATACCTCCCTCGCCTGGCTGACCGATAGCCTTCTCTGCGCCGACATTGCGGCGCGTGGCGAGGCCTTCGAGGGCAAGGGGCAATTCGTCCTGAAAAACACATTCGGCCTTAATGACGACAAGTGAGTTAGGATACTTTTAAGATACTTTCCAGCCTACTTTATACTCTTTTTGTCTTGATTCTTTCAAGTAAATTTGAATTCCAATGCAAGTGCAAGTTGGATATCGATCGTAATCCGATCAGAATGGAACTGGAGGTACCCATCTATAAGGAACCATTACTGTTGGGCTATCTTACGGTGACTCCCGCGGAGAACTTCATCCTGGGCTGTCGTGGAGCTTACGACTGGGAGAATAAAAAGCAAATCAGACACGCCCTCTGTGCCGGATACCAGAATGAAACCACTGAAGTGTCCTTGAAACTGTAAGAAATATTCTAAGCTACTGATTAACATTTAAACCCCTTTGACTTGCAGGGAAAACTTTAAGGAAGTCCGTGGATcaatattccaaaaaatcgGAGAACAATGGGCCGTGGCTATGAAGGCAAATCTCTGCGGTGAAGAGGTGGCGGCTCATAAAATTATGGTCGGATGCCAGTACGAGTTCGAACCGGGGCACATGCTAAAGGCTAGAGTCCGCGGAGACACCTACGTGGGCCTAGTCTATCAGAAGAAATTACGGGAGGACATTGAAATGATGCTTCATGGCGGTATCGAGGCAAGAGATCCCCTCAACGGAAATTATTCAATTGGTACTTCCTGGTACTTCAATTTAAGTATCtgatataaattataatgtGCTTGGAACTATTCTAACTAAAGTTCCGAAAAAAGGTTTTAATGTAAATTTTTAACAAGTTCTTAATAAAAAGTTGGTAATGCAACTCTTTGGTTTTCAAGTCTATTATAGTAGAGAGATAGTAGAGATTATTCCAACTCTAGCTTTTCAAAGTAAAACAATATTAGAAACTGCTGCTCATATTTGTCGAATGTTGACTTGTAGACCGTCTCtaaattgtattatttatatttaataatttctggTCTTTTTACTCACAATGTCGAATGAAATAAATGCTCGACTGCGCAACATGTTCCAGAAGAACAGGTCGCGTAGTCCCCAATCTAATACTAGGATCATGGGAAGTTTGAAGAGAGTGGGGCTGCGAGAAAGGAACTGGAGGTTGAAGTAATCCCTCTACTTGTGGGCTACTTTCTAGTGTCTCCTATCCAAAACTGGCTTGTAGGGTATCGGGCAGTTTgcaatttgaataaaaaaaaattaaacgagCATGCTCTCTGCCTGGGCTACTATAATGGAACTACTGAAGTTTCAATGAAGCTGCAAGAACATATATCTGCCTTATTTACCTTTTAATCCTTACATTAATCCCCAaccatttttgtattttcgtaATGGAAAAATGGACATAACTTGACTAGTAATCGGCAgatccaaaaatgtcataccttcccgatcttcgAACTTCGAGTAGAATCATTCtcaatcaaaacctggcaacaaaattttggacccattttttgaaatttttttaaggggtaccatcatgattttggccaaaaaatggtccaAATTTTGATTGTTTGAATTTTCCAATGTTTTAATGCAATTTGAAGCGCATTAGAGTTCTGGTTGTGGAATGGTGTTCCGTTTACTAATCGGTTGAGAAATAGTTGAGATATACAACAAGAAGTGATTGAAAAGTTCacattttggccaagttaaaaagTATCTGAAATGTTAGaccaatttttgtattttcgtaATGGAAAAATGTGCATAACTTGACTAGTAATCGGCAgatccaaaaatgtcataccttcccgatcttagaactTCGAGTAGAATCATTCTCAATCAAAACCTGGCTACAAAATTTTGGAcctattttttgaaatttttttaaggggtaccatcatgattttggtcaaaaaatGGTCCAAATTTTGATTGTTTGAATTTTCCAATGTTTTAATGCAATTTGAAGCGCATTAGAGTTCTGGTTGTGGAATGGTGTTCCGTTTACTAATCGGTTGAGAAATAGTTGAGATATACAACAAGAAGTGATTGAAAAGTTCacattttggccaagttaaaaagTATCTGAAATGTTAGaccaatttttgtattttcgtaATGGAAAAATGTGCATAACTTGACTAGTAATCGGCAgatccaaaaatgtcataccttcccgatcttagaactTCGAGTAGAATCATTCTCAATCAAAACCAGGCTACAaaattttggacccatttttcgaaattttttaaaggggtaccatcatgattttggccaaaaaatggtccaaattttgattgtttgaattttccaatctttTAATGCAGTTTGAAGCGCATTAGAGTTCTGATTGTGGATTGGTGTTCCGTTTACTAATCGGTTGAGAAATAGTTGAGATATACAACAAGAAGTGATTGAAAAGTTCacattttggccaagttaaaaagTATCTGAAATGTTAGaccaatttttgtattttcgtaATGGAAAAATGTGCATAACTTGACTAGTAATCGGCAgatccaaaaatgtcataccttcccgatcttagaactTCGAGTAGAATCATTCTCAATCAAAACCAGGCTACAaaattttggacccatttttcgaaattttttaaaggggtaccatcatgattttggccaaaaaatggtccaaattttgattgtttgaattttccaatctttTAATGCAATTTGAAGCGCATTAAAGTTCTGATTGTGGATtggtattccgtttacatgatcatgattttggccaaaaaatggtccaaattttgattgtttgaattttccaatcttttttttttcaaacaatcaaaattttgaccattttttgaaatttttttaaggggtaccatcatgattttggattgtttgaatttttcaatCTTTTAATGCAGTTTGAAGCGCATTAGAGTTCTGATTGTGGATTGGTGTTCCGTTTACTAATCGGTTGAGAAATAGTTGAGATATACAACAAGAAGTGATTGAAAAGTTCagattttggccaagttaaaaagTATCTGAAATGTTAGaccaatttttgtattttcgtaATGGAAAAATGTGCATAACTTGACTAGTAATCGGCAgatccaaaaatgtcataccttcccgatcttagaactTCGAGTAGAATCATTCTCAATCAAAACCAGGCTACAaaattttggacccatttttcgaaattttttaaaggggtaccatcatgattttggccaaaaaatggtccaaattttgattgtttgaattttccaatctttTAATGCAGTTTGAAGCGCATTAGAGTTCTGATTGTGGATTGGTGTTCCGTTTACTAATCGGTTGAGAAATAGTTGAGATATACAACAAGAAGTGATTGAAAAGTTCacattttggccaagttaaaaagTATCTGAAATGTTAGaccaatttttgtattttcgtaATGGAAAAATGTGCATAACTTGACTAGTAATCGGCAgatccaaaaatgtcataccttcccgatcttagaactTCGAGTAGAATCATTCTCAATCAAAACCAGGCTACAaaattttggacccatttttcgaaattttttaaaggggtaccatcatgattttggccaaaaaatggtccaaattttgattgtttgaattttccaatctttTAATGCAATTTGAAGCGCATTAAAGTTCTGATTGTGGATtggtattccgtttacatgatcatgattttggccaaaaaatggtccaaattttgattgtttgaattttccaatcttttttttttcaaacaatcaaaattttgaccattttttgaaatttttttaaggggtaccatcatgattttggattgtttgaatttttcaatCTTTTAATGCAGTTTGAAGCGCATTAGAGTTCTGATTGTGGATTGGTGTTCCGTTTACTAATCGGTTGAGAAATAGTTGAGATATACAACAAGAAGTGATTGAAAAGTTCagattttggccaagttaaaaagTATCTGAAACGTTAGaccaatttttgtattttcgtaATGGAAAAATGTGCATAACTTGACTAACAATCGGCAgatccaaaaatgtcataccttcccgatcttagaactTCGAGTAGAATCATTCTCAATCAAAACCTGGCTACAAAATTTTGGAcctattttttgaaatttttttaaggggtaccatcatgattttggccaaaaaatggtccaaattttgattgtttgaattttccaatctttTAATGCAATTTGAAGCGCATTAAAGTTCTGATTGTGGATTGGTGTTCCGTTTACTAATCGGTTGAGAAATAGTTGAGATATACAACAAGAAGTGATTGAAAAGTTCacattttggccaagttaaaaagTATCTGAAACGTTAGaccaatttttgtattttcgtaATGGAAAAATGTGCATAACTTGACTAGTAATCGGCAgatccaaaaatgtcataCCTTCCCTGGCTACAaaattttggacccatttttcgaaattttttaaaggggtaccatcatgattttggccaaaaaatgatCCAAATTTTGATTGTTtgaattttccaatctttTAATGCAGTTTGAAGCGCATTAAAGTTCTGATTGTGGATTGGTATTCCGTTTACTAATCGGTTGAGAAATAGTTGAGATATACAACAAGAAGTGATTGAAAAGTTCacattttggccaagttttTTTAACTGAAACGTATCTGAAACGTTAGaccaatttttgtattttcgtaATGGAAAAATGTGCATAACTTGACTAGTAATCGGCAgatccaaaaatgtcataccttcccgatcttagaactTCGAGTAGAATCATTCTCAATCAAAACCTGGCTACAAAatttttgacccatttttcgaaatttttttaaggggtaccatcatgattttggccaaaaaatggtccaaattttgattgtttgaattttccaatctttTAATGCAATTTGAAGCGCATTAAAGTTCTGATTGTGGATtggtattccgtttacatgatcatgattttggccaaaaaatggtccaaattttgattgtttgaattttccaatcttttttttttcaaacaatcaaaattttgaccattttttgaaatttttttaaggggtaccatcatgattttggccaaaaatggtcAAAATTTGgattgtttgaatttttcaatCTTTTAATGCAGTTTGAAGCGCATTAGAGTTCTGATTGTGGATTGGTGTTCCGTTTAGTAATCGGTTGAGAAATAGTTGAGATATACAACAAGAAGTGATTGAAAAGTTCacattttggccaagttaaaaagTATCTGAAACGTTAGaccaatttttgtattttcgtaATGGAAAAATGTGCATAACTTGACTAGTAATCGGCAgatccaaaaatgtcataccttcccgatcttagaactTCGAGTAGAATCATTCTCAATCAAAACCTGGCTACAAAATTTTCGacccatttttttaaatttttttaaggggtaccatcatgattttggccaaaaaatggtccaaattttgattgtttgaattttccaatctttTAATGCAGTTTGAAGCGCATTAGAGTTCTGATTGTGGATTGGTGTTCCGTTTACTAATCGGTTGAGAAATAG includes these proteins:
- the LOC6496888 gene encoding voltage-dependent anion-selective channel, whose translation is MSDKPDSPATPPYPDLGKLARELFRRGYHPGIWQIDCKTLTSSGIEFFTTGFASQDNSKVKGSLQSKYKIEDHGLTLTERWNTENWLFGEIMQKDKLAQGLMLALEAKFQPGSNEADGKFKLGYAQENFHFLADIGLNSEPALNCSLVVKHNEFYGGLGGELDVSNVDLKMWKVALGWTNETATLHGELKNGDSWLASLFYKANDKIDVGVEISKTGGAQEGEGGGEQQEQGGDLLVGLGMIYHLEEDALIRAKINNVVELGLGYEQKLREGITASISAVLDCGNISDGNHKFGVGVALQC
- the LOC6496889 gene encoding voltage-dependent anion-selective channel, whose product is MGKARERLRNLFRRNKRRKTPPPEEPQPPPDNLENFNEKLPMKADEGEMKTYFHVGLLAKMCLIHGYNNGPWKLQTTSKTEGELFLSTFGEGYPSLNDAYGGVEAYQEIENFYTSLAWLTDSLLCADIAARGEAFEGKGQFVLKNTFGLNDDNKFEFQCKCKLDIDRNPIRMELEVPIYKEPLLLGYLTVTPAENFILGCRGAYDWENKKQIRHALCAGYQNETTEVSLKLENFKEVRGSIFQKIGEQWAVAMKANLCGEEVAAHKIMVGCQYEFEPGHMLKARVRGDTYVGLVYQKKLREDIEMMLHGGIEARDPLNGNYSIGTSWYFNLSI